A single window of Archangium gephyra DNA harbors:
- a CDS encoding tRNA-(ms[2]io[6]A)-hydroxylase yields the protein MSRPTPERRPLSGEGPVILRVPSDPRWLPLALERFDEVLVDHAHCEKKAAANALSLLQVYPDLPGLPAQMARLAREESAHLARVLDLMAARGLTLGRDAGDPYAQGLQKFVRTSADGRRVDRLLVAAVIEARSCERLSLLAEGLEDPMLRRFYGELAQSEDGHQSLFFRLAVTAAGGDEAPVRTRLDELLVLEAEVLERIGLRAAIH from the coding sequence ATGTCCCGTCCCACCCCTGAGCGCCGTCCCCTGTCCGGAGAGGGCCCCGTCATCCTCCGAGTCCCCTCGGATCCCCGCTGGCTGCCGCTGGCGCTCGAGCGCTTCGACGAGGTGCTCGTGGACCATGCCCACTGCGAGAAGAAGGCGGCGGCCAATGCCCTCTCGCTGTTGCAGGTGTACCCGGACCTGCCCGGACTGCCAGCGCAGATGGCACGGCTGGCGCGCGAGGAGAGCGCGCACCTGGCCCGCGTGCTGGACCTGATGGCGGCCCGGGGGCTGACGCTGGGGCGCGACGCGGGAGACCCGTACGCCCAGGGCCTGCAGAAGTTCGTCCGCACCTCCGCGGACGGGCGCCGGGTGGACCGGCTGCTGGTGGCCGCCGTCATCGAGGCCCGCTCGTGCGAGCGCCTCTCGCTGCTGGCCGAGGGACTCGAGGACCCCATGCTGCGCCGCTTCTACGGGGAGCTGGCCCAGTCCGAGGATGGCCACCAGTCCCTCTTCTTCCGGCTGGCCGTCACCGCGGCGGGCGGAGACGAGGCCCCGGTGCGCACGCGGCTGGACGAACTGCTCGTGCTCGAGGCCGAGGTGCTCGAGCGCATCGGCCTGCGCGCCGCTATCCACTGA
- a CDS encoding GNAT family N-acetyltransferase — MPITVQQLAPTDTDALRALLAKDPAQNLYLLGLLQEFGIAPADHRSSFSYWGRFDGKTLTAALFVGGGGGLMVPSASDGSATGVIADALAERVRLKASVGEKPAVDALVRSLCPGKPRLSKNYRLFAVSADDMGPFTNPLLRLAREEDVPRLLPLALGAVQEIYGRDALAEDPHFEARVAQRVRARRTYVLEENGEMVFKVDIGSRSQFGAELENLYTVPSQRGKGHATLCLGQISRFLLSSLPRLTLRVEEKDESLARIARKVGYLAGRTQRLVLAE, encoded by the coding sequence ATGCCCATCACGGTCCAACAACTCGCCCCCACGGACACCGATGCGCTGCGGGCGCTGCTCGCCAAGGATCCGGCGCAGAACCTCTACCTGTTGGGGTTGCTGCAGGAGTTCGGCATCGCGCCGGCGGACCACCGCAGCAGCTTCTCGTACTGGGGACGCTTCGATGGGAAGACGCTCACGGCGGCGCTCTTCGTGGGAGGCGGGGGCGGACTGATGGTGCCCTCGGCGAGCGACGGCTCGGCCACGGGAGTGATCGCGGACGCGCTGGCCGAGCGCGTGAGGCTCAAGGCCTCGGTGGGCGAGAAGCCGGCGGTGGACGCGCTGGTGCGCAGCCTGTGTCCGGGCAAGCCGCGGCTGTCGAAGAACTACCGGCTCTTCGCGGTGTCGGCGGATGACATGGGGCCGTTCACCAACCCGCTGCTGCGGCTGGCGCGCGAGGAGGATGTGCCGCGCCTGCTGCCGTTGGCGCTCGGGGCGGTGCAGGAGATCTACGGCCGGGACGCGCTGGCGGAGGATCCCCACTTCGAGGCGCGGGTGGCGCAGCGCGTGAGGGCCAGGCGCACCTACGTGTTGGAAGAGAACGGGGAGATGGTGTTCAAGGTGGACATCGGCAGCCGCTCGCAGTTCGGGGCCGAGCTGGAGAACCTGTACACGGTGCCCTCGCAGCGGGGGAAGGGCCACGCCACGCTGTGCCTGGGGCAGATCTCCCGCTTCCTGCTGTCGTCGTTGCCGAGGCTCACCCTCCGGGTGGAGGAGAAGGACGAGTCGCTGGCGCGGATCGCTCGCAAGGTGGGCTACCTGGCCGGCCGCACCCAGCGCCTGGTGCTGGCGGAGTAG
- the gluQRS gene encoding tRNA glutamyl-Q(34) synthetase GluQRS — protein MSFRGRFAPSPTGRIHLGNARSALLGWLQARAAGGQFLLRIEDLDRARCKPQFLDDLYRDLEWLGLDWDETPLVQSQRDDVYREALEKLERTGRVYPCFCTRAEIARAASAPHGLSDEGPRYPGTCAPLTPEAGAERARTRVPALRFRAAPGEWCFEDGLHGRTCQDVATLVGDFVVRRNDGVASYQLAVVVDDAASHITDVLRGDDLLTSTPRQLQIHEALGLTPPRFWHVPLVLGEDGKRLAKREGAFAVAELRERGIAVERVLGLLAAWSGLGDGAPVTLQELVRRFRPELLPRSPVVAREALLKEALGLGG, from the coding sequence ATGAGCTTCCGCGGACGCTTCGCCCCCAGCCCCACCGGCCGCATCCACCTCGGCAATGCCCGCAGCGCGCTGCTCGGCTGGCTCCAGGCCCGTGCGGCCGGAGGCCAGTTCCTGCTGCGCATCGAGGACCTGGATCGCGCGCGCTGCAAGCCGCAGTTCCTCGACGACCTGTACCGGGACCTGGAGTGGCTGGGCCTGGACTGGGACGAGACGCCCCTGGTGCAGAGCCAGCGTGATGACGTCTACCGGGAGGCCCTGGAGAAGCTGGAGCGCACGGGCCGCGTCTACCCGTGCTTCTGCACGCGCGCGGAGATCGCCCGGGCCGCGAGCGCCCCTCATGGACTGAGCGACGAAGGGCCTCGCTACCCGGGCACCTGCGCCCCCCTGACACCCGAGGCCGGGGCCGAGCGGGCCCGGACGCGTGTGCCGGCCCTGCGCTTCCGGGCGGCCCCCGGCGAGTGGTGCTTCGAGGACGGGCTGCATGGCCGCACGTGCCAGGACGTGGCCACGCTGGTGGGCGACTTCGTGGTGCGCCGCAATGACGGGGTGGCCAGCTACCAGCTCGCCGTGGTGGTGGACGACGCGGCCAGCCACATCACCGACGTGCTCCGGGGAGATGACCTGCTGACGTCCACGCCGAGACAGCTTCAAATCCACGAGGCGCTCGGCCTGACGCCCCCTCGCTTCTGGCACGTGCCCCTGGTGCTCGGGGAGGACGGCAAGCGGCTGGCCAAGCGGGAGGGCGCCTTCGCGGTGGCCGAGCTGCGCGAGCGGGGCATCGCCGTGGAGCGGGTGCTCGGGCTGCTCGCGGCGTGGAGTGGACTGGGGGACGGCGCGCCGGTGACGTTGCAGGAGCTGGTGCGGCGCTTCCGGCCCGAGCTGCTCCCCCGCTCGCCCGTCGTGGCCCGGGAGGCACTGTTGAAGGAGGCGCTGGGCCTCGGAGGTTGA
- a CDS encoding metallophosphoesterase family protein: MRFLHCSDVHITADYFSLPFLRLGWRRWAAMAELSVGGRKKAYARAPETLAAIASDMEPHGVDHFILSGDVTAYALEPEFQLARESLGALAEDPGRCTVIPGNHDVFTPGSHRKGRFARHFGHLLESDLPEYRREGAFPFVRLVGKEAAVVGLLSARVPSLPGIAHGHIGPAQLDGLAALVKDPRLAGRAVLVAVHHAPLTHHGRADSYFHGLRDAEALFRLIPGPRYAVLHGHIHKRYHHPSTAERPHIFSAGSSTQAGREGYWVIEVKDGQVVGGQKHVPGGAPH; the protein is encoded by the coding sequence ATGCGCTTCCTCCATTGCTCCGATGTCCACATCACCGCCGACTACTTCTCCCTGCCCTTCTTGAGGCTCGGCTGGCGGCGGTGGGCCGCCATGGCCGAGCTGTCCGTGGGCGGGCGCAAGAAGGCCTACGCGCGGGCTCCCGAGACGCTCGCCGCCATCGCCAGCGACATGGAGCCGCATGGGGTGGACCACTTCATCCTCTCCGGCGACGTCACCGCGTATGCGCTGGAGCCCGAGTTCCAGCTGGCGCGCGAGTCGCTCGGCGCGTTGGCCGAGGATCCCGGCCGCTGCACCGTCATCCCCGGCAACCACGACGTCTTCACCCCGGGCAGCCACCGCAAGGGCCGCTTCGCGCGGCACTTCGGCCACCTGCTGGAGAGTGACCTGCCCGAGTATCGCCGCGAGGGCGCCTTCCCCTTCGTGCGGCTGGTGGGAAAGGAGGCCGCGGTGGTGGGCCTGCTGTCGGCGCGGGTGCCCTCCCTGCCGGGCATCGCCCATGGCCACATCGGCCCGGCGCAGCTGGACGGGCTCGCGGCGCTGGTGAAGGACCCGAGGCTCGCGGGCCGCGCCGTGCTGGTGGCGGTGCACCACGCTCCGCTCACCCACCATGGCCGGGCCGACAGCTACTTCCACGGACTGCGGGACGCGGAGGCGCTCTTCCGGTTGATTCCGGGGCCTCGCTACGCGGTGCTCCACGGCCACATCCACAAGCGCTACCACCACCCGTCCACCGCCGAGCGCCCGCACATCTTCAGCGCGGGCTCCTCCACCCAGGCGGGCCGTGAGGGCTACTGGGTCATCGAGGTGAAGGACGGCCAGGTGGTGGGCGGGCAGAAGCACGTGCCCGGTGGGGCGCCGCACTGA
- a CDS encoding lamin tail domain-containing protein, with translation MMHGSSSFARLVAWSVLLLGLSVGCGAGCGTDPVTPPATREMPDADRSAVEASKSLAIRANGEDVVDIQVTVREEDGTALAGRTVKVTVSGEGNTVLQPAGTTDALGVAVARVSSTVAGLKTVTASVEAEGGPVTLTSRPSLEFVVLPASRLAFTQTPTGGTAGAALGAVEVSIQNADGETMTGATNTVTLALGSGPAAAVLEGTVSVAAVKGVARFSGLMLKKAAPGYTLVASGAGLTGTTSPSFAVASAAPASLEVAQVAATVTAGAALSPEVSVLDAFGNRVSGYTGTVRFSSTDGSATLPADYVFTAADAGSHVFTGALVLKQAGARRLTVRDTAQAALTSTREVGVVPGAAAKLVFLGQPSDRFVRQTFGVQVALTDSFGNRVATRAPEVTLGLDKPTGTLAGLTPVTPVEGVASFSGLSIAEDDSGYVLTASGAGLAPASSNAFTITDNQAPTAPALTFTVNGIDSITVHWKAAGDDGLLGQASSHELVYSTDPGLAGALPVVLGSPKPASALESATLSGLIPGTTYYVALKVTDNAGNSVRVTGSATTPDPEASQLVFLEQPRNGTAGVPQLTPAVQVAIQDAAGRIVSGASLTVTLTVKGVSGFGPFTVAANKGVATFDGSRAVRIDKAGEDYFLEATASTASGTPLIPATSNLFRISHATAARLVLSGSSPVVSGTEHNATVTVVDSFDNVAEGYTGTVTLASGDADASLPAGHAFGATDKGQYTFPGIVLRTPGTQTLTASSSDGLTSNTLEVEVSPPPPDTLVLTGPPGTVKAGDPVMLKVEVFDGFGKPKTGYTGTVRFTSTDGKAALPAEYTFTPADLGTKEFPVTLFTARTLPHSVTAEDKGSPALTATASIQVTWAELARFVVEAPASAKAGDPVTVKVTALDAHDNLVEDYLGTVGFSSEPTGAELPADYTFVPADKGSALFTFTPKKAASTTFTVTDAALGRSGSDTVAVTPASAMQLVMTVTPSGPVVAGTALTVDVTAMDDFGNVATGYTGTVHFASSDAKAALPGDTAFVPGDSGHKTFSVTLKTARVDAQTLTVKDVASAFLAAETSLRVDAGPAAKLAFRDQPGSSTRVRESLGSVSVVVTDGFDNVVDVSEPELSLRLTGGNPAAVLGGMVPASPSGGIATFGSLSVDQQGSGFQLEATGGAYAPVSSVAFSIVDDVAPSAPVLAEVSKTSVRVELQWNLVGDDAMAGTASSYELRYATSPIDDSTFGSASSTGVVVSPLGTGSGMSGVITGLSPDTTYHFALKVKDDAGNASVLSVLSVKTRVDPCAGYTCTAASPTCAPDGVSRITYSSTCVVVDDAATCQESQTTTACPGTDAVCFKSACDTAAKPGANALRVSEVMHTSSAGTTEYVELTNTTSALLNLNGLSVTIKGSGGTTRGSFTVGSGSVPAIIDRKGTFVLAQDKDTATNGGVSADFAYGSSIDLDKEGQLQLVSGGTGVEDFTYTPSFPQTTGRAMNLSSLVVGTPASAHPWYWCDSELTALLSGGDYGTPNAVNSSCGIAPAAPVDYCAIQYPKTFPSGDGVYPATVTPGSSWTLFSQFQEPGLTDRNTKGNDGYPHVFAELGYGTDATNPAGWTWTAASPNAGYSSASSNNDEVQGTLSIPTAGTYKYGFRYRLLDPATGTYSPYTYCDQSGAVTPPAGTYGTVTVATPPPPVLTSHLVISELAPAGPSGAGDEFVELHNPTNADVFLSNWTLQYKAANGSLYATSYTFSIGAKIPARGYYLLELSGGTYSGTTLSNGSYSQAMAGPGGHVRLVQADGVTVVDTVGYGTANAPEGSAITGTLATSGSYERKAVSTSTAATMAVGGGDATRGNGHDSDNNANDFVLRTTRQPQNSASATELQ, from the coding sequence ATGATGCATGGCTCCTCCTCGTTCGCGCGATTGGTCGCGTGGAGCGTGCTGCTGCTCGGTCTGTCCGTTGGATGTGGTGCGGGTTGTGGCACGGACCCGGTGACGCCGCCGGCGACACGCGAGATGCCGGATGCGGACCGCTCGGCGGTGGAGGCCAGCAAGTCCCTGGCGATCCGCGCCAACGGAGAGGACGTCGTCGACATCCAGGTGACGGTGCGCGAGGAGGATGGGACGGCGCTGGCGGGCCGGACCGTGAAGGTGACGGTCTCCGGTGAGGGCAACACGGTGCTGCAGCCCGCGGGCACCACGGACGCGCTGGGCGTGGCCGTGGCCCGGGTGTCGTCCACCGTCGCCGGCCTCAAGACGGTGACCGCCTCGGTGGAGGCCGAGGGCGGACCGGTGACGCTGACGTCGCGGCCCTCGCTCGAGTTCGTCGTGCTGCCGGCCTCCAGGCTGGCCTTCACCCAGACGCCCACGGGCGGTACGGCCGGCGCGGCGCTCGGGGCCGTCGAGGTCTCCATCCAGAACGCGGATGGCGAGACGATGACGGGCGCCACGAACACCGTGACGCTGGCGCTCGGCTCCGGTCCGGCGGCCGCGGTCCTGGAGGGGACGGTGTCGGTGGCGGCGGTGAAGGGCGTGGCGCGCTTCTCCGGGCTGATGCTGAAGAAGGCCGCGCCGGGCTACACCCTGGTGGCGAGCGGCGCGGGGCTGACGGGCACGACGAGCCCCTCCTTCGCCGTGGCGTCCGCCGCGCCCGCCTCGCTGGAGGTGGCGCAGGTGGCGGCCACCGTGACGGCGGGGGCGGCGCTCAGCCCCGAGGTGTCCGTGCTGGACGCCTTCGGCAACAGGGTGTCGGGCTACACCGGCACCGTGCGTTTCTCCTCCACGGACGGCTCGGCCACGCTGCCGGCGGACTACGTCTTCACCGCGGCCGACGCGGGCAGCCATGTCTTCACCGGCGCGCTCGTGCTCAAGCAGGCAGGGGCGCGGCGGTTGACGGTGCGGGACACGGCCCAGGCGGCCCTCACCTCCACTCGCGAGGTGGGTGTCGTGCCCGGTGCCGCCGCGAAGCTCGTCTTCCTCGGGCAGCCCTCCGACCGTTTCGTCCGCCAGACGTTCGGCGTGCAGGTGGCGCTGACGGACTCCTTCGGCAACCGGGTGGCCACCCGCGCGCCGGAGGTGACGCTCGGCCTCGACAAGCCCACCGGGACGCTGGCGGGCCTCACCCCCGTGACACCGGTGGAGGGCGTGGCCTCCTTCTCCGGTCTCTCCATCGCCGAGGATGACTCGGGCTATGTGCTGACGGCCTCGGGAGCCGGGCTGGCCCCCGCTTCCAGCAACGCCTTCACCATCACCGACAACCAGGCGCCCACCGCGCCGGCGCTCACCTTCACGGTCAACGGCATCGACTCCATCACCGTCCATTGGAAGGCGGCCGGCGATGACGGTCTGCTCGGACAGGCGAGCAGCCACGAGCTCGTCTACTCCACGGACCCGGGCCTCGCCGGGGCCCTTCCGGTGGTCCTGGGCTCGCCCAAGCCGGCCTCCGCGCTGGAGTCGGCGACGCTCTCGGGCCTGATCCCCGGCACCACCTATTACGTGGCCCTGAAGGTGACGGACAACGCCGGCAATTCGGTGCGCGTCACGGGCTCGGCCACCACGCCGGACCCGGAGGCCTCCCAGCTCGTCTTCCTCGAGCAGCCTCGCAACGGGACGGCTGGTGTGCCGCAGCTGACTCCCGCCGTCCAGGTGGCCATCCAGGACGCGGCCGGCCGCATCGTGAGCGGCGCGAGCCTCACCGTGACGCTCACCGTGAAGGGGGTCTCGGGCTTCGGTCCCTTCACCGTGGCCGCCAACAAGGGGGTGGCCACGTTCGATGGTTCCAGGGCCGTGCGGATCGACAAGGCGGGGGAGGACTACTTCCTGGAGGCCACCGCGAGCACCGCCTCGGGCACCCCGCTCATCCCCGCCACCAGCAACCTCTTCCGCATCTCCCATGCCACGGCCGCGCGCCTGGTGCTGTCCGGCTCGAGCCCCGTCGTCTCCGGCACCGAGCACAACGCCACGGTGACGGTGGTGGACTCCTTCGACAATGTCGCGGAGGGCTACACCGGCACGGTGACGCTCGCCTCGGGTGACGCCGACGCCTCGCTGCCGGCGGGCCACGCCTTCGGCGCCACCGACAAGGGGCAGTACACCTTCCCTGGCATCGTCCTGCGCACGCCGGGCACGCAGACGCTCACCGCGTCCTCCAGCGACGGGCTGACGAGCAACACGCTGGAGGTGGAGGTGAGCCCTCCGCCTCCGGACACGCTGGTGCTCACGGGCCCGCCGGGCACGGTGAAGGCGGGCGACCCGGTCATGCTGAAGGTCGAGGTGTTCGACGGCTTCGGCAAGCCCAAGACTGGCTACACCGGCACGGTGCGCTTCACCTCCACGGACGGCAAGGCCGCGCTGCCGGCGGAGTACACCTTCACGCCCGCCGATCTGGGCACCAAGGAGTTCCCCGTCACGCTGTTCACGGCGCGCACGCTCCCGCACTCCGTGACGGCCGAGGACAAGGGCTCTCCGGCGCTCACCGCCACGGCCAGCATCCAGGTGACGTGGGCCGAGCTGGCGCGCTTCGTGGTGGAGGCACCGGCCTCCGCGAAGGCGGGTGACCCGGTCACCGTGAAGGTCACCGCGCTCGATGCCCACGACAACCTCGTGGAGGACTACCTCGGGACGGTGGGTTTCTCCTCGGAGCCCACGGGCGCCGAGCTGCCGGCGGACTACACCTTCGTCCCGGCGGACAAGGGCAGCGCCCTCTTCACCTTCACACCGAAGAAGGCCGCCTCCACCACGTTCACCGTGACGGACGCGGCCCTGGGCAGGAGCGGCTCCGATACGGTGGCCGTCACCCCCGCCTCCGCGATGCAACTCGTCATGACGGTGACGCCGTCGGGGCCCGTGGTCGCGGGCACCGCGCTCACCGTCGACGTGACGGCGATGGACGACTTCGGGAACGTGGCCACCGGCTACACGGGCACGGTCCACTTCGCGTCGAGCGATGCGAAGGCCGCCCTGCCCGGTGACACCGCGTTCGTCCCCGGTGACTCCGGCCACAAGACCTTCTCCGTGACGCTGAAGACGGCCCGGGTGGATGCCCAGACGCTCACCGTGAAGGACGTGGCCAGCGCCTTCCTGGCGGCGGAGACCTCCCTCCGCGTCGACGCCGGTCCGGCCGCGAAGCTCGCCTTCCGCGATCAGCCTGGCAGCTCCACCCGGGTGCGTGAGTCCCTGGGGTCCGTGAGCGTGGTCGTCACGGACGGGTTCGACAATGTCGTCGACGTCTCGGAGCCGGAGCTCTCCCTGCGCCTGACCGGTGGCAATCCCGCGGCCGTGCTCGGCGGCATGGTGCCGGCCAGCCCCTCGGGTGGCATCGCCACCTTCGGCTCCCTCTCCGTGGATCAGCAGGGCTCGGGCTTCCAGCTCGAGGCCACGGGTGGGGCGTATGCGCCCGTCTCCAGCGTGGCCTTCTCCATCGTGGACGACGTCGCGCCGAGCGCTCCGGTGCTCGCCGAGGTGAGCAAGACGAGCGTCCGGGTGGAACTGCAGTGGAACCTCGTGGGCGATGACGCCATGGCCGGCACCGCCTCCAGCTACGAGCTGCGCTACGCGACGAGCCCCATCGATGACTCGACGTTCGGCTCCGCCTCCTCCACGGGAGTGGTGGTGAGCCCGCTGGGAACGGGCAGCGGCATGTCGGGCGTCATCACCGGACTGAGCCCCGACACCACGTACCACTTCGCGCTGAAGGTGAAGGACGACGCGGGCAACGCGAGCGTGCTCTCCGTGCTGAGTGTGAAGACCCGCGTGGACCCATGCGCCGGGTACACCTGCACGGCGGCCTCGCCCACCTGCGCCCCGGATGGGGTCTCGCGCATCACCTACTCGTCGACCTGCGTGGTCGTGGACGATGCCGCCACCTGCCAGGAGTCGCAGACGACCACCGCCTGCCCGGGCACCGACGCCGTCTGCTTCAAGAGCGCCTGTGACACGGCGGCGAAGCCGGGCGCCAACGCGCTCCGCGTCTCCGAGGTGATGCACACCTCCTCGGCCGGCACCACGGAGTACGTCGAGCTGACCAATACCACCAGCGCCCTGCTCAACCTCAACGGCCTCTCGGTCACCATCAAGGGCAGTGGTGGCACCACCCGGGGCTCCTTCACGGTGGGCTCCGGCAGCGTGCCGGCGATCATCGACCGCAAGGGCACCTTCGTCCTGGCACAGGACAAGGACACGGCTACCAATGGTGGCGTCTCCGCGGACTTCGCCTACGGCTCCAGCATCGACCTGGACAAGGAGGGGCAGCTCCAGCTCGTCAGTGGTGGCACCGGGGTGGAGGACTTCACGTACACCCCGAGCTTCCCGCAGACGACGGGCCGCGCGATGAACCTCTCGTCGCTCGTGGTGGGCACCCCGGCCAGCGCGCATCCCTGGTACTGGTGTGACTCCGAGCTGACGGCGCTGCTCTCGGGCGGCGACTACGGTACGCCCAACGCCGTCAACTCCTCGTGCGGCATCGCGCCTGCCGCTCCCGTGGATTACTGCGCCATCCAGTACCCCAAGACGTTCCCGTCCGGCGATGGCGTCTACCCGGCCACCGTCACTCCCGGCTCTTCGTGGACCCTCTTCAGTCAGTTTCAAGAGCCCGGCCTCACCGACCGGAACACGAAGGGCAACGACGGCTATCCGCATGTCTTCGCCGAGCTGGGCTACGGCACGGACGCCACCAACCCGGCGGGCTGGACGTGGACGGCGGCGAGCCCCAATGCCGGCTACTCCAGCGCGTCCAGCAACAACGACGAGGTGCAGGGGACGCTGAGCATTCCCACGGCGGGCACGTACAAGTACGGCTTCCGCTACCGGCTCCTGGATCCGGCCACGGGCACCTATTCGCCCTATACGTACTGCGACCAGAGCGGGGCCGTGACGCCTCCGGCGGGCACCTACGGCACGGTGACGGTCGCCACGCCGCCACCTCCCGTCTTGACCAGTCACCTGGTCATCAGCGAGCTCGCTCCGGCGGGCCCGTCGGGAGCCGGTGACGAGTTCGTCGAGCTCCACAACCCGACCAACGCGGACGTGTTCCTGTCCAACTGGACGCTCCAGTACAAGGCGGCGAACGGTTCTTTGTACGCGACGAGCTACACCTTCTCGATCGGCGCGAAGATTCCCGCTCGCGGCTATTACCTGCTGGAGTTGTCCGGCGGCACCTACTCCGGTACCACCCTCTCCAATGGGTCCTACAGCCAGGCGATGGCCGGGCCTGGTGGCCATGTGCGCCTCGTCCAGGCGGATGGAGTGACGGTGGTGGACACGGTGGGGTACGGCACGGCGAACGCTCCCGAGGGCAGCGCCATCACGGGGACCCTGGCCACCAGTGGCAGCTACGAGCGCAAGGCGGTCTCCACCTCGACCGCGGCGACCATGGCCGTGGGGGGCGGCGACGCCACCCGTGGCAACGGGCACGACAGCGACAACAACGCGAATGACTTCGTGTTGCGCACGACGCGTCAGCCGCAGAACTCCGCGAGCGCCACGGAGCTCCAGTAG
- a CDS encoding sensor histidine kinase produces MEELEAGHPERKLRLTAQGRFQGEWDPDRLAQAFGNLGKNALEYSPEDTAVDFVLREEEDTVSLEVHNEGPPIPAEALSSMFEPFQRAVEHPASSGLGLGLFIVQQIVTAHGGTVEVRSSEAEGTSFTVRLPRRSVGSEGTPAK; encoded by the coding sequence ATGGAGGAGCTGGAGGCCGGCCACCCCGAGCGCAAGCTGAGGCTGACGGCCCAGGGGCGATTCCAGGGCGAGTGGGACCCGGACCGGCTCGCGCAGGCGTTCGGCAACCTGGGCAAGAACGCGCTCGAGTACAGCCCCGAGGACACCGCGGTGGACTTCGTGCTCCGGGAGGAGGAGGACACCGTGAGCCTGGAGGTGCACAACGAGGGCCCCCCCATTCCGGCGGAGGCGCTCTCCTCCATGTTCGAGCCCTTCCAGCGGGCCGTGGAGCACCCCGCCTCCTCGGGCCTGGGGCTGGGCCTCTTCATCGTCCAGCAGATCGTCACCGCGCACGGCGGCACCGTGGAGGTGCGCTCCAGCGAGGCGGAGGGCACCTCCTTCACCGTGCGGCTTCCCCGCCGCTCCGTGGGGAGCGAGGGCACTCCGGCGAAGTAG